From a single Bacillus gobiensis genomic region:
- the ctaF gene encoding cytochrome c oxidase subunit IVB, whose translation MESNHNKTIPKADLAYRKKKNAEEMKHQVISFGLMIGLTVVAFLTVGSDVGPWFTIPFLLLMAVIQVVFQLYYFMHMSQKGHEAPSLFFYAGVLVASITILAFVTIIWW comes from the coding sequence ATGGAATCAAACCATAATAAAACAATACCGAAAGCGGATCTTGCTTACCGGAAAAAGAAAAATGCCGAGGAGATGAAACATCAGGTTATTTCATTCGGATTAATGATCGGACTGACGGTCGTTGCTTTTTTAACCGTTGGATCAGACGTCGGTCCGTGGTTTACAATACCCTTTCTGCTTTTGATGGCAGTAATCCAAGTTGTTTTTCAATTATATTATTTCATGCATATGAGTCAAAAAGGACATGAAGCACCTTCTTTATTTTTCTATGCGGGGGTGCTCGTCGCCTCTATTACGATTCTTGCATTTGTTACGATTATTTGGTGGTAA